In Bradyrhizobium sp. CCBAU 051011, the following are encoded in one genomic region:
- a CDS encoding LysR family transcriptional regulator, translated as MDRLEGMSIVLAVAEAGSLSAAARRQKLPLATVSRKVSELEAHLRTKLFNRSSRALVPTDAGLSYIAAAKRILADIAEAERAASGEYTTPRGDLSVSTLVALGRLCLQPVLAEFLVTFPEVDVHLNLQDRTVDLLEEHIDVALRVGDLADSSLIAVRVGEIHRVACASPAYLKSRGTPKSPDDLSVHDCISYPPMQSPGTWRFRRDQTEYVVPVRSRFIASNLESACDAARAGLGITVAFSYLVAEPIKSRELVPLLQDFQPPPQPVSFVYSPNRFMPAKLRAFLDFAVPRLRAQLADQPKSAARNRVARE; from the coding sequence ATGGACCGTCTCGAAGGCATGTCGATTGTGTTGGCGGTTGCGGAAGCCGGAAGCCTGTCGGCCGCGGCTCGCCGGCAGAAATTGCCGCTGGCGACCGTCAGCCGAAAGGTGTCCGAACTCGAAGCGCACCTGCGCACGAAGCTGTTCAACCGGTCGAGCAGAGCACTCGTCCCGACTGATGCAGGGCTCTCCTACATCGCCGCCGCAAAACGAATCCTTGCCGATATTGCCGAAGCCGAGCGCGCCGCGTCCGGCGAGTACACGACGCCACGCGGAGATCTGAGTGTTTCAACCCTTGTCGCGCTCGGCCGCTTATGTCTGCAGCCGGTTCTGGCGGAGTTTCTGGTGACGTTTCCGGAGGTGGACGTTCACCTCAATCTGCAGGATCGGACCGTCGATCTCCTGGAAGAGCACATCGACGTCGCGCTTCGAGTCGGCGATCTCGCCGATAGCAGCCTGATCGCGGTGCGTGTCGGGGAAATTCACCGCGTGGCTTGCGCCAGCCCGGCCTATCTGAAATCTCGCGGAACGCCCAAATCGCCCGATGATCTCTCGGTGCACGACTGCATCAGCTATCCTCCGATGCAGTCACCAGGCACATGGAGATTCAGGCGAGACCAGACGGAGTATGTGGTGCCGGTTCGGTCGCGCTTCATTGCGAGCAATCTCGAGTCGGCCTGCGACGCTGCGCGCGCAGGCCTCGGTATCACCGTGGCGTTCTCTTATCTCGTTGCCGAACCGATAAAATCCAGGGAGTTGGTTCCGCTGCTGCAGGATTTTCAGCCGCCGCCGCAACCCGTCAGCTTTGTGTATTCGCCGAACCGCTTTATGCCGGCCAAATTGCGTGCGTTTCTCGACTTCGCGGTGCCACGTCTCAGGGCGCAGCTTGCTGACCAGCCAAAAAGTGCGGCCCGTAACCGCGTTGCTCGTGAATAA
- the coxB gene encoding cytochrome c oxidase subunit II → MLAPHGPQAGQIATLAWALFAFGSVILGLVMAAIWLAVRGAPRIREVLARERTIMVLGLALPVVTLTILLGCGVWLTRAQTGHAGDSLRIEVTGEQWWWRVVYDGPTPVMSANEIRIPVGQPVDFTLKAADVIHSFWVPSLGGKVDMIPGRITRLRLTAERAGVYRGQCAEYCGGPHALMAFKVIAMLHDEYDAWLARVADPPAARSTDIERRGQSLFVAAGCGACHAVRGTDAAGTIGPDLTHFAARGSVGIDTLPLTAENLARFIRDGQHIKPGNRMPEFRIFSSAEQTALASYLMSLR, encoded by the coding sequence GTGCTTGCGCCGCACGGCCCGCAGGCTGGACAGATCGCCACGCTTGCCTGGGCGCTGTTCGCATTCGGTTCGGTCATCCTCGGGCTGGTCATGGCCGCGATCTGGCTCGCGGTGCGCGGTGCGCCGCGCATCCGCGAGGTGCTCGCCCGCGAGCGCACCATCATGGTGCTCGGCCTCGCATTGCCGGTCGTCACGCTCACGATCCTGCTCGGCTGTGGCGTATGGCTCACGCGCGCCCAGACGGGGCATGCGGGCGATTCGCTGCGCATCGAGGTGACCGGCGAGCAATGGTGGTGGCGTGTCGTTTACGATGGTCCGACGCCGGTCATGAGCGCGAACGAGATTCGAATTCCCGTCGGGCAGCCGGTCGACTTCACGCTCAAGGCAGCCGACGTGATTCACAGCTTCTGGGTCCCGAGCCTCGGCGGCAAGGTCGACATGATCCCCGGCCGGATCACGCGCCTGCGGCTTACCGCCGAACGCGCGGGCGTCTATCGCGGGCAGTGCGCTGAATATTGCGGCGGCCCGCACGCGCTGATGGCCTTCAAGGTCATCGCCATGCTCCACGACGAATACGACGCATGGCTTGCGCGTGTGGCCGATCCGCCGGCCGCCCGCTCAACCGACATCGAACGGCGCGGCCAGTCTCTCTTCGTGGCGGCCGGTTGCGGCGCCTGCCATGCCGTGCGCGGCACCGATGCGGCAGGGACAATCGGTCCGGACCTGACGCACTTCGCCGCGCGCGGTTCTGTTGGAATCGACACGTTGCCGCTCACGGCCGAAAATCTCGCCCGCTTCATCCGCGACGGGCAACACATCAAGCCGGGCAACCGCATGCCCGAATTTCGCATCTTCTCTTCGGCCGAGCAGACTGCGCTCGCCAGCTACCTCATGAGCCTGCGATGA
- the tenA gene encoding thiaminase II encodes MSFFDRLKNAASTEWRAYTEHPFTEGLADASLTEAAFRHYLVQDYLFLIEFARAYALAVYKSPTLADMREAAGGLSAILDVEMNLHVKLCAGWGLSATDLEQAPPAVEMLAYTRYVLDAGMRGDLLSLKVALAPCVIGYAEIATRLAARPNALAATNPYRVWIAEYAGAPYQEVAANAREHLERLADRYATPAREAELIEIFKEATRLEADFWEMGWRAGKR; translated from the coding sequence ATGAGTTTCTTCGATCGACTGAAAAATGCGGCGTCCACCGAATGGCGGGCCTATACCGAACACCCCTTCACCGAAGGGTTGGCGGACGCTTCGCTCACTGAGGCGGCATTTCGGCACTACCTCGTTCAGGACTACCTGTTTCTCATCGAGTTTGCGCGCGCCTACGCGCTCGCCGTCTACAAGTCGCCGACGCTTGCCGATATGCGCGAAGCCGCCGGCGGCCTCTCGGCCATTCTCGATGTCGAGATGAACCTGCATGTGAAGCTTTGCGCCGGCTGGGGCCTGTCGGCCACCGATCTTGAACAAGCCCCTCCGGCGGTCGAAATGCTGGCCTATACGCGCTACGTGCTCGACGCCGGAATGCGCGGCGATCTGCTCTCGCTCAAGGTGGCGCTTGCGCCTTGCGTGATCGGCTACGCCGAGATCGCGACGAGGCTCGCCGCGCGGCCCAATGCGCTCGCTGCGACGAACCCGTATCGGGTCTGGATCGCCGAGTACGCCGGGGCTCCTTATCAGGAGGTGGCGGCGAATGCGCGGGAGCACCTGGAGCGCCTCGCCGATCGCTACGCTACACCGGCCCGCGAGGCAGAGCTGATCGAAATCTTCAAGGAAGCCACCCGGCTCGAAGCCGACTTCTGGGAAATGGGATGGCGGGCCGGTAAGCGTTGA
- a CDS encoding SDR family oxidoreductase: MTKPKGTALITGASTGIGAIYADRLAKRGHDLILVARNRQRLASLARRLNNETGRKVETVEADLTSPADLQRVEDILRTNAGISVLVNNAGVGASAPLVASDIDKMEDMVRLNVTALTRLTYAAAPGFVARGNGTIINISSIVAIAPEVLNGVYGGTKAFVLAFSRSLVHELADKGIRVQAVLPGATATEFWDIAGTPVHQLPAQIVMSADDMVDAALAGLDLGETVTIPALADKAEWDRHEAARLAMTDKLSSVIPAPRYNLRKRVNA; the protein is encoded by the coding sequence ATGACCAAGCCCAAAGGCACTGCCCTTATCACCGGCGCATCCACCGGCATCGGCGCGATCTATGCCGATCGCCTGGCAAAGCGCGGCCACGATCTTATTCTTGTTGCGCGTAACAGGCAGCGGCTCGCATCGCTGGCGCGGCGGCTCAACAACGAGACCGGCCGGAAAGTGGAAACGGTCGAGGCCGACCTCACGTCGCCAGCAGACCTGCAACGCGTCGAAGACATCCTACGGACCAATGCCGGCATCTCGGTGCTGGTCAACAACGCCGGCGTCGGCGCTTCAGCCCCGCTGGTCGCCTCCGACATTGACAAGATGGAGGACATGGTCCGTCTGAACGTCACCGCGCTGACGCGGCTGACCTATGCGGCGGCCCCGGGATTTGTCGCCCGCGGCAACGGCACGATCATCAACATCTCGTCGATCGTCGCGATCGCGCCGGAAGTGCTGAACGGCGTCTATGGTGGCACGAAAGCGTTCGTGCTCGCATTCAGCCGCTCGCTCGTTCACGAGCTCGCCGACAAGGGCATCCGCGTGCAGGCAGTGCTGCCGGGCGCCACCGCCACCGAATTCTGGGACATTGCCGGCACGCCGGTTCATCAGCTACCGGCGCAGATCGTGATGTCGGCTGACGACATGGTCGATGCGGCGCTCGCCGGTCTCGACCTTGGCGAGACCGTGACGATCCCGGCGCTGGCGGACAAGGCCGAGTGGGATCGTCATGAGGCAGCGCGCCTTGCCATGACGGACAAGCTCTCGAGCGTCATCCCGGCCCCTCGCTACAACCTGCGCAAGCGCGTGAATGCGTGA
- a CDS encoding DUF421 domain-containing protein gives MQIDWNGVFLPSLGIAEIVVRGTLMYLGLFIILRFMARRQAGHLGPADLLVIVLIADAAQNGLGKEYQSVTEGLVLVITIVAWEYVIDWLAYRFPALRPVLRPPSLTLVRDGRIVEEAMRKEMLSMDELASLLRQQQVEDIAEVRLAKLEGDGRISVLRREAPAGR, from the coding sequence ATGCAGATCGATTGGAACGGCGTCTTCCTTCCCAGTCTTGGTATCGCTGAGATTGTCGTCCGGGGTACGCTCATGTATCTCGGCCTTTTCATAATCCTGCGCTTCATGGCGCGTCGCCAGGCGGGGCATCTTGGACCGGCAGATCTTCTGGTGATTGTGCTGATCGCGGACGCGGCGCAGAACGGGCTTGGCAAAGAATATCAGTCCGTGACCGAAGGTCTTGTCCTGGTCATAACCATCGTTGCTTGGGAATACGTTATCGACTGGCTGGCTTACCGGTTTCCAGCCCTAAGGCCTGTCCTCAGACCTCCGTCTCTGACGCTGGTAAGAGACGGGCGGATTGTCGAAGAGGCAATGCGCAAGGAAATGCTGTCGATGGACGAACTCGCATCTCTGTTGCGGCAGCAGCAAGTCGAGGACATTGCTGAAGTAAGGCTCGCAAAGCTCGAAGGCGACGGACGGATCAGCGTACTTAGGCGTGAAGCTCCGGCTGGACGATAA
- the ctaD gene encoding cytochrome c oxidase subunit I, which yields MSEPLPAYLAGHPNKLPRPKGELEALEAAWALPKGWRIVTAVNNTVVGYFYVAAAVLFFLLAGILALLMRLQLAVPSNTFLSPETYNQIFTMHGTVMMFLFAVPVVEAMGILLLPQMLGARDLPFPRLGAFAFWAYFVGGIIFFGTLFYDVAPSGGWFMYPPLTGVQFSPGLGADFWLLGIGFIEISAIAGAVELIVGVLRTRAPGMTLDRMPMFAWTMLVFAGMIVFAFPAVILATLLLELERAFGWPFFIPQKGGDALLWQHLFWFFGHPEVYIIFLPAAGMVSMIVPTMARTPLVGYRLIVVALIATGFFSFGLWVHHMFTTGIPALSLSFFSAASMAVALPSGIQVFAWIATIAAGRLQVTTASLFVLGFLFIFTLGGLTGVMVAMVPFDWQVHDTYFVVAHFHYVLVGGMVFPLFGAFYYWAPAFSRRVLSELLGKATFFLMFIGFNVAFFPMHVTGLMGMPRRVYTYPAVAEWNVLNMISTVGAFLFAAGVLVFLFDLVRNLRPTVSEPVGDVWKGASLEWMHNHVYGPRSVPLVTSRDPLWDQPQLSEQSKEGRHYLPGTVTGQRETIITSPIEATPQALQRLPGYGWSPLLGAVFTAGFFMLLTVKYVTLAFISGVLALVMILIWMWGSDPRPLPRAEIGHGIKVPTYVSGPLSHSWWAMVVLMLVAGSLYLSFVFSYLFLWTVSPQVWPKPEQMPPPLWPFVSALLLGASSGLIVLGGRALPVRSRNVAAFVGAIGLAVVSLCGSLGVEVLSHWRAGFRPDADAHAAFAYMASFLQLQLVLALVVMAGFAIARCLAGMLSRRRRVVFDNLALLWHYTVAQGLFGLLLVHGFPRIV from the coding sequence ATGAGCGAACCCTTACCAGCGTACCTCGCAGGCCACCCGAACAAGCTGCCGCGTCCCAAGGGCGAGTTGGAAGCGCTTGAGGCCGCCTGGGCGCTGCCGAAGGGCTGGCGGATCGTCACCGCGGTCAACAACACGGTCGTTGGCTACTTTTACGTGGCGGCCGCAGTGCTGTTCTTCCTGCTCGCGGGAATCCTCGCCCTGCTGATGCGCCTCCAGCTCGCGGTGCCGAGCAACACCTTCCTATCGCCCGAGACCTACAACCAGATCTTCACGATGCACGGCACCGTGATGATGTTCCTGTTCGCCGTGCCGGTGGTCGAAGCGATGGGCATTCTCCTTCTGCCGCAGATGCTGGGAGCGCGCGACCTTCCGTTTCCTCGCCTCGGCGCCTTCGCATTCTGGGCCTATTTCGTCGGAGGAATCATTTTCTTCGGCACGTTGTTCTACGATGTCGCGCCGTCTGGCGGGTGGTTCATGTATCCACCGCTCACCGGAGTGCAGTTTTCGCCCGGGCTCGGCGCGGATTTCTGGCTGCTCGGCATCGGCTTCATCGAAATCTCGGCGATCGCGGGCGCGGTCGAGCTGATTGTCGGCGTGCTGCGCACGCGCGCGCCCGGCATGACGCTCGATCGCATGCCGATGTTCGCATGGACGATGCTGGTCTTCGCCGGGATGATTGTGTTCGCGTTTCCGGCCGTAATCCTGGCAACGCTGCTGCTTGAGCTCGAGCGCGCATTCGGTTGGCCGTTCTTCATTCCGCAGAAGGGCGGAGACGCGCTGCTATGGCAGCATCTGTTCTGGTTCTTCGGTCACCCGGAGGTCTACATCATCTTCCTGCCGGCCGCCGGCATGGTGTCGATGATCGTGCCCACGATGGCCCGCACGCCGCTCGTCGGTTATCGGCTGATCGTCGTTGCGTTGATCGCGACCGGCTTCTTCTCGTTTGGCCTGTGGGTGCATCACATGTTCACCACCGGCATCCCGGCGCTTTCGTTGAGTTTCTTCTCGGCTGCCAGCATGGCGGTTGCGCTTCCAAGCGGCATCCAGGTTTTTGCCTGGATCGCCACGATCGCGGCGGGACGGCTGCAGGTAACGACCGCATCGCTGTTCGTGCTCGGCTTCCTGTTCATATTCACGTTGGGCGGGCTGACGGGCGTGATGGTCGCGATGGTGCCGTTCGACTGGCAGGTGCACGACACTTATTTTGTGGTCGCGCATTTTCACTATGTGCTGGTGGGAGGCATGGTATTTCCGCTGTTCGGTGCCTTCTACTACTGGGCGCCCGCCTTCAGCCGCCGCGTGCTCTCGGAGCTACTCGGCAAGGCGACCTTCTTCCTCATGTTCATCGGCTTCAACGTCGCGTTTTTCCCCATGCACGTCACGGGCCTCATGGGCATGCCGCGCCGCGTCTACACCTATCCTGCCGTTGCTGAGTGGAACGTGCTGAACATGATCTCGACGGTCGGAGCATTTCTGTTTGCCGCCGGCGTGCTGGTTTTCCTCTTCGACCTCGTCCGTAACCTGCGGCCAACCGTGTCCGAGCCGGTCGGGGACGTCTGGAAGGGCGCCTCGCTTGAATGGATGCACAACCACGTCTACGGACCGCGCAGTGTTCCGCTGGTGACGAGCCGTGATCCGCTCTGGGATCAGCCGCAACTTTCGGAGCAATCGAAAGAGGGGCGCCACTATCTGCCCGGCACGGTGACGGGACAGCGCGAAACCATCATCACCTCGCCAATCGAGGCAACGCCGCAGGCGCTACAGCGTCTGCCCGGCTATGGCTGGTCACCACTGCTCGGCGCGGTGTTCACGGCCGGCTTCTTCATGCTGCTCACCGTGAAGTATGTGACGCTCGCCTTCATCTCGGGTGTGCTCGCGCTCGTGATGATCCTGATCTGGATGTGGGGCAGCGATCCGAGGCCGTTGCCTCGTGCCGAGATCGGCCATGGCATCAAGGTGCCGACGTATGTGAGCGGTCCGCTCTCGCATTCCTGGTGGGCGATGGTCGTTTTGATGCTTGTTGCAGGCTCGCTCTACCTTTCGTTTGTGTTCTCCTATCTCTTCCTTTGGACAGTCTCGCCGCAGGTGTGGCCTAAACCTGAGCAAATGCCGCCCCCGCTGTGGCCCTTCGTCTCTGCGTTGTTACTCGGAGCAAGCAGCGGCTTGATCGTCCTCGGTGGCCGCGCGCTTCCGGTCCGATCACGCAACGTTGCCGCCTTCGTCGGTGCGATCGGCCTGGCGGTCGTATCGCTTTGCGGAAGCCTCGGCGTCGAAGTCCTGTCGCACTGGCGCGCCGGCTTTCGTCCTGATGCCGACGCGCACGCTGCGTTCGCCTACATGGCGTCGTTTCTTCAACTTCAGCTCGTGCTGGCACTTGTCGTCATGGCGGGCTTTGCCATCGCGCGCTGCCTTGCTGGCATGCTCAGCCGCCGGCGTCGCGTCGTGTTCGACAATCTCGCGCTGCTTTGGCATTACACGGTCGCGCAAGGCCTGTTCGGTCTTCTGCTCGTGCACGGCTTTCCGAGGATCGTATGA
- a CDS encoding ketopantoate reductase family protein, which produces MSRKIAIVGAGAVGGYAGAHMAQAGEDVTFIDPWPEHVEHMRKHGLRVTHAMDVAEFSVPVRALHVTDAQQLAKEQPVNIAFVCMKSYDTAWATMLIQQYLAPDGYVVSLQNCMNEETIAGIVGWGKTLGCIASSITVNLPEPGHIHRGAGKGGAAHTVFRAGEVHGRITPRAEEVCRLVGYSDSAKVTENLWGERWSKLVANVMGNGLSACTGLPGGEILQSEPLRRFSTRLGSEAIRVGQAHGYQLEEILHLPPDTIARAGEGDEAAMRACDEQRFKDSKRTSAAQRPSLGQDMQKGRRTEIEFLNGFVVREGEKLGLSCKANAALTDLVKRVERGELSPDPRHVTELRLN; this is translated from the coding sequence ATGAGCCGGAAGATCGCAATCGTCGGAGCGGGCGCCGTCGGCGGCTATGCGGGCGCGCATATGGCGCAGGCGGGTGAGGACGTCACCTTCATCGATCCCTGGCCCGAACATGTCGAGCATATGCGCAAGCACGGGCTGCGCGTCACCCACGCCATGGACGTCGCGGAGTTCTCGGTGCCGGTGCGGGCGCTGCATGTGACGGACGCACAGCAGCTTGCCAAGGAGCAGCCGGTCAACATCGCCTTCGTCTGCATGAAATCCTACGACACGGCCTGGGCGACCATGCTGATCCAGCAATATCTGGCGCCGGACGGCTATGTGGTGTCGCTGCAGAACTGCATGAACGAGGAGACGATTGCGGGCATCGTCGGCTGGGGCAAGACGCTGGGCTGCATCGCCAGCAGCATCACGGTGAACCTGCCCGAGCCCGGCCATATCCACCGCGGTGCCGGCAAGGGCGGGGCGGCGCACACGGTGTTTCGCGCCGGCGAAGTGCATGGCCGTATCACGCCGCGGGCGGAGGAGGTCTGCCGCCTGGTCGGCTATTCCGACAGCGCCAAGGTGACGGAGAATCTCTGGGGCGAGCGCTGGTCGAAGCTGGTCGCGAACGTCATGGGCAACGGGCTCTCCGCCTGCACCGGCCTGCCGGGCGGCGAAATCCTGCAGAGCGAGCCGCTGCGCCGGTTCTCCACCCGGCTCGGCAGCGAGGCGATCCGGGTCGGGCAGGCGCACGGCTATCAACTGGAAGAGATATTGCACCTGCCGCCCGACACGATCGCGCGCGCCGGGGAGGGCGATGAGGCGGCGATGCGCGCCTGCGACGAGCAGCGTTTCAAGGACAGTAAGCGCACCTCCGCAGCGCAGCGTCCCTCGTTGGGCCAGGACATGCAGAAGGGCCGGCGCACCGAGATCGAATTCCTCAACGGTTTTGTGGTGCGCGAGGGCGAGAAGCTCGGCCTGTCGTGCAAGGCAAACGCTGCGCTGACGGATCTCGTCAAGCGGGTGGAGCGGGGCGAGCTGAGCCCCGATCCGCGGCACGTTACGGAGCTGCGGCTGAACTGA
- a CDS encoding YkgB family protein, producing MSHIITQHAAPVLAPGSIVRWRDHAERVLTYAEPVSRVGLYVSLAIIYAWFGGMKFTEYEANGLVPLVENSPLLSWFYALFSVRGFSTFLGFIELSIGLLIALRLANPIFSAAGGLLSAGLFVTTVSFMVSTPGVVVPELGPPAISVAPGQFLLKDIGLFAASFWVFVDSLKTIIRR from the coding sequence ATGTCACACATCATCACCCAGCACGCGGCACCGGTTCTCGCACCGGGCTCCATTGTCCGGTGGCGCGATCATGCCGAACGCGTCCTCACTTACGCCGAGCCGGTCAGCCGAGTTGGCCTCTACGTGTCGCTCGCGATCATCTACGCCTGGTTCGGCGGCATGAAGTTTACCGAGTACGAGGCCAACGGACTGGTGCCGCTGGTGGAGAACAGCCCGCTGCTGAGCTGGTTCTACGCTCTGTTCTCGGTGCGCGGCTTCTCCACTTTCCTCGGCTTCATCGAACTCAGCATCGGGCTGCTGATCGCCCTCAGATTGGCGAACCCGATCTTTTCCGCAGCCGGCGGTCTTCTCTCGGCCGGGCTCTTCGTCACGACCGTCAGCTTCATGGTCTCGACGCCGGGCGTCGTCGTGCCGGAGCTCGGGCCGCCCGCGATCTCGGTCGCGCCGGGTCAGTTCCTACTGAAAGACATCGGCCTGTTCGCCGCTTCGTTCTGGGTGTTCGTCGACTCGCTGAAGACCATCATTCGCCGCTGA
- a CDS encoding c-type cytochrome yields MRIDPPVRIRFILLAGLAALLLGFLFIWSGVYTVAASRGHFAVTEWLLTFAMRNSVKTHALGIEVPLLDNADLVTLGAAHFQSGCAYCHGAPGIPISPIARAMLPPPPDLATNMRPWRDRELFWIIKHGIKYTGMPAWSAQQRDDEVWALAAFLRRLPSLDAAQYRDLALGGLRVPPQGGESLATSETTAPAAGACARCHGAGDARPASSLVPILHGQPAEFIVASLEAFASAQRASGIMQPVARALTGDDFRRVADYYAALQAPHVPEGPTDRSAIERGRNVAENGDPTARVPACAGCHGEEALKIYPRLAGQNLPYMLNRLRLWKGGLAPGTATETIMAPIARALSERQIEDVAAYYASGDPSAGASR; encoded by the coding sequence ATGCGCATCGACCCGCCCGTGCGCATCCGCTTCATCCTGTTAGCCGGGCTGGCAGCGCTGCTTCTTGGCTTCCTGTTCATATGGTCCGGCGTCTACACCGTCGCGGCCAGTCGCGGGCACTTTGCGGTGACCGAATGGTTGCTGACATTCGCGATGCGCAATTCGGTCAAGACGCACGCGCTCGGCATCGAGGTCCCGCTGCTCGACAATGCCGATCTCGTGACGCTTGGAGCCGCGCATTTCCAGAGCGGCTGCGCGTATTGTCATGGCGCTCCGGGTATCCCGATCAGCCCGATCGCGCGAGCCATGCTGCCTCCGCCGCCCGACCTTGCGACCAACATGCGGCCGTGGCGCGACCGCGAGTTGTTCTGGATCATCAAGCACGGCATCAAATACACCGGCATGCCGGCGTGGTCGGCGCAGCAGCGCGACGACGAGGTGTGGGCACTCGCCGCGTTCCTGCGCCGTCTTCCGAGCCTCGACGCGGCGCAGTACCGTGACCTCGCGCTTGGAGGCTTGCGGGTGCCGCCGCAGGGCGGCGAGAGCCTGGCGACAAGCGAGACGACGGCCCCCGCGGCCGGCGCCTGCGCCCGCTGCCACGGCGCAGGCGACGCGAGGCCGGCGAGCTCTCTCGTTCCAATCTTGCACGGTCAGCCAGCCGAATTCATCGTCGCGTCGCTTGAGGCTTTCGCGAGCGCGCAGCGCGCCAGCGGGATCATGCAGCCCGTCGCGCGCGCGCTCACCGGCGACGATTTCAGACGTGTGGCCGACTACTATGCGGCGCTTCAAGCGCCGCACGTCCCGGAAGGACCAACGGATAGATCCGCGATCGAGCGTGGACGCAATGTCGCGGAGAATGGCGATCCGACGGCAAGAGTACCGGCTTGCGCGGGCTGCCATGGCGAAGAGGCTTTGAAGATCTATCCTCGCCTTGCCGGGCAAAATCTCCCCTACATGCTCAATCGCCTGCGGCTCTGGAAGGGAGGCCTCGCGCCGGGTACGGCGACCGAAACCATTATGGCGCCGATCGCGCGTGCGCTGAGTGAGCGCCAGATCGAAGACGTCGCGGCTTATTACGCTTCGGGCGATCCTTCTGCCGGAGCCTCGCGATGA
- a CDS encoding cytochrome c oxidase assembly protein, whose translation MQSRPPQVLALVASATCVLAVGTLLAGFLEFGPHTRHMAAHILAMNVAAPVLALIALARWRRPTGSVSLLWFATFGQIAGLWVWHAPVAQNLILHAPTAMIVAHAALLLVATAFWASLLSLTGSSRWQAIPALLLNGKLVCLLAALLVFAPRALYGSTEHAAHGLGDQHLAGLLMLAACPLSYLVAAVFMTVHLIGAYEPPRQGPPIHRTAS comes from the coding sequence ATGCAATCTCGACCTCCGCAGGTCCTTGCTCTCGTCGCGAGCGCCACTTGCGTTCTCGCGGTCGGCACGCTTCTCGCAGGCTTCCTGGAATTTGGCCCCCATACCCGGCACATGGCCGCCCATATCCTGGCGATGAATGTTGCTGCCCCCGTGCTTGCTCTGATCGCGCTTGCGCGGTGGAGGCGGCCCACGGGGAGCGTATCCTTGCTTTGGTTCGCAACCTTTGGCCAAATCGCCGGGCTTTGGGTCTGGCATGCCCCTGTCGCGCAGAACCTCATCCTGCATGCGCCCACTGCAATGATCGTGGCACACGCTGCGCTATTGCTGGTAGCCACAGCGTTCTGGGCGTCGTTGCTCTCCCTCACGGGCTCCTCGCGCTGGCAGGCTATTCCGGCCCTTCTGCTCAACGGAAAGCTGGTCTGCCTGCTGGCGGCTCTCCTCGTCTTCGCACCGCGGGCGCTTTACGGGTCTACGGAGCATGCCGCGCACGGGCTCGGCGATCAGCACCTTGCGGGTCTGTTGATGCTCGCGGCTTGCCCGCTGAGCTACCTCGTTGCGGCCGTCTTCATGACGGTTCATTTGATCGGTGCGTACGAGCCGCCGCGGCAGGGGCCGCCGATCCACCGAACCGCCAGCTAG